In a single window of the Methanolobus psychrophilus R15 genome:
- a CDS encoding Pyrrolo-quinoline quinone — MNSHQSNISMKKRVTYLINICSDGLYEREEIVAVSLLSAISGQPVFLYGLPGTAKSLIARRLSKVFRDTNHFEYLMQSFSTPEDVFGPVSIQELKKDNYVRKTDGYLPAADFAFLDEIWKSSPAILNTLLTIINERIYRNNGKAEKVPLKALIAASNETPPVNQGLEALYDRFVMRIAVNPMQERENFEKLLYGGPVPIDIQVPDGLQFSNAEWEQIPSEIYRITISREVFAIINSIRVSIDGFNRANPKIAVYASDRRWQKIAFILKASAFLCDRTEVIPVDAFILRHCLWTLEENREQIDEIVVKCVMQYGCPSYEKLSSWVLNYQDIENGIFDTLYHSEDIYDTKEISGKQYFSVTSPEIAKSPNSPDPVKTKIRFYVPVEKIGTYEPFAPINENGNPQTRVECNFNGSKSCEIKIQEKLLKSGWDYPIKGTPDVKWFDATPPVKFKRGTQKSVCPRVKYAFEDACKNSLIELEEIINDTIHYVDTQRKLNETPFVPAEKRELILDAFDAFLQDLENHKLNAEHLLEKVQSHAVYKSADC, encoded by the coding sequence ATGAATTCCCATCAATCAAACATTTCTATGAAAAAGAGAGTTACATATCTGATTAATATCTGCTCTGACGGACTGTATGAAAGAGAAGAGATTGTTGCAGTTTCACTTCTTTCAGCCATTTCCGGACAACCTGTTTTTCTATACGGGTTACCAGGCACAGCGAAAAGCCTGATTGCCCGCCGTTTATCAAAGGTGTTCAGAGACACAAACCATTTTGAATATCTGATGCAGAGCTTCAGTACTCCTGAAGATGTTTTTGGACCGGTTAGTATTCAGGAACTAAAAAAAGACAATTATGTTCGTAAAACAGATGGATATTTGCCTGCTGCCGACTTTGCTTTTCTTGATGAGATATGGAAAAGCAGTCCGGCTATTTTAAACACACTACTGACAATTATAAACGAAAGGATCTATCGAAATAATGGTAAGGCCGAAAAAGTCCCGCTAAAGGCATTGATTGCTGCAAGCAATGAAACACCTCCGGTCAACCAAGGTCTGGAAGCCCTCTATGACCGTTTTGTGATGCGAATAGCAGTAAATCCTATGCAAGAGAGAGAGAATTTTGAAAAATTGCTTTACGGAGGGCCTGTTCCCATTGACATACAAGTTCCGGACGGCCTGCAATTCTCTAATGCTGAATGGGAGCAAATTCCGAGTGAAATATACAGGATAACTATTTCCAGAGAAGTATTTGCTATCATTAATTCGATCAGAGTTTCTATTGATGGATTCAACAGAGCTAATCCTAAAATCGCGGTTTATGCTTCTGATCGCAGATGGCAAAAAATTGCATTCATATTAAAAGCTTCAGCATTTCTATGTGATAGAACAGAAGTGATACCTGTTGATGCATTCATACTGAGACATTGCCTGTGGACACTTGAAGAGAACAGAGAACAAATTGATGAAATCGTTGTTAAGTGTGTAATGCAATATGGCTGTCCAAGTTATGAGAAGTTGAGCAGTTGGGTATTGAATTACCAGGATATTGAAAATGGTATTTTCGATACGCTATATCATTCAGAGGATATTTACGATACAAAAGAAATTTCAGGGAAGCAGTATTTTTCTGTTACTTCCCCTGAAATAGCGAAAAGCCCTAATAGTCCTGATCCTGTTAAGACAAAAATTCGTTTTTATGTCCCAGTAGAAAAGATCGGAACTTATGAACCATTTGCTCCAATTAATGAGAATGGAAATCCTCAAACCCGGGTGGAATGCAATTTCAATGGGAGTAAGTCCTGTGAGATAAAAATACAGGAAAAACTGCTAAAAAGTGGTTGGGATTATCCTATCAAGGGTACACCAGATGTCAAGTGGTTTGACGCAACTCCGCCTGTAAAGTTTAAAAGGGGTACTCAAAAAAGCGTATGCCCAAGAGTTAAATATGCTTTTGAGGATGCTTGTAAAAATTCACTGATCGAGCTTGAGGAAATCATCAATGATACAATCCATTATGTTGATACTCAAAGAAAGTTGAATGAAA
- a CDS encoding cellulase → MEELITKLSNAHGISGSEGNIRAILEEELRPYVDEMRVDKMGNLITVKKGDGPSIMLAAHMDEIGLMVKYIDDKGFLRFVKIGGWFDPTLHSQRVIVHTEKGPIPGVIGSKPPHVMKDEDRKKPVNADDMFIDVGANDKEDALNMGIIIGTPVSMDREVKKLANGKITGKAFDNRAGCAIIIDVMRQISKMDIKATVYAVGTVQEEVGLKGARTSAFGLNPDLAIAIDTTIPGDHPGIDKKDSVLDIGKGGAITIADAAGRGLIAAPQVVKWLTETAKKNDIPFQTDVGDGGTTDATAIHLTREGIPSTVVSVATRYIHSPVEVLDVADLKHCSDLIAKAVLSVNDYF, encoded by the coding sequence ATGGAAGAACTGATCACTAAATTATCAAATGCACACGGCATATCCGGCAGCGAAGGGAACATCCGGGCAATCCTTGAAGAGGAACTCAGACCCTATGTGGACGAAATGAGAGTGGACAAGATGGGTAATCTCATCACGGTCAAAAAAGGCGATGGCCCATCAATTATGCTTGCTGCACACATGGACGAGATCGGGCTCATGGTCAAGTATATCGACGACAAGGGCTTCCTCAGGTTTGTCAAGATCGGAGGATGGTTCGATCCCACCCTGCACAGCCAGAGGGTAATTGTACATACCGAGAAAGGTCCCATACCAGGAGTCATCGGATCAAAGCCTCCGCATGTCATGAAGGATGAGGACAGGAAGAAACCGGTCAATGCGGATGATATGTTCATTGATGTAGGTGCTAACGACAAGGAAGATGCACTGAATATGGGAATCATTATAGGTACCCCTGTTTCCATGGACCGTGAGGTCAAAAAGCTCGCAAACGGGAAGATAACCGGAAAGGCCTTTGATAACAGGGCAGGCTGTGCCATTATCATCGATGTCATGCGCCAGATATCAAAGATGGACATCAAAGCAACAGTCTATGCAGTCGGTACAGTGCAGGAAGAAGTAGGCCTCAAGGGTGCCAGGACATCTGCATTCGGACTCAATCCCGACCTTGCCATAGCGATCGACACGACCATCCCTGGCGACCATCCGGGAATCGATAAGAAGGATTCAGTGCTGGACATCGGCAAAGGAGGAGCCATCACCATAGCAGATGCAGCAGGAAGAGGCTTGATCGCCGCACCGCAAGTGGTCAAATGGCTTACCGAGACAGCTAAGAAGAACGACATCCCATTCCAGACAGATGTCGGGGACGGTGGCACAACAGACGCCACAGCCATCCACCTTACAAGGGAAGGCATTCCCTCCACCGTGGTCAGTGTTGCAACAAGGTACATCCATTCACCAGTAGAGGTCCTTGATGTTGCCGACCTGAAGCATTGCTCAGACCTCATAGCAAAGGCAGTGCTCAGTGTGAATGACTATTTCTGA
- a CDS encoding (R)-citramalate synthase, protein MNVIEAGSAITSEGERESIRAVAAERLNAEICSYCRIMKQDVDFALACNVDSIHLVAPVSDLHIQVKLRKDRETVRQMAIETTEYAKEHGLIVELSGEDASRADMDFLKSLYIDGIQAGADRLCFCDTVGLLVPERTDAIFRDMTSAISTPISIHCHDDFGLGTANTVAALRAGASQAHVTINGIGERSGNTSLEEVVMTIEWLYKCKTGINTKEIFKTSRLVSRLTGIPVAPNKSLVGGNAFTHEAGIHVHGLLADTSTYEPIRPEVIGRERKIVLGKHAGKSSVTLAVKEMGLTVDDSQLQEILDRIKELGDHGKRVTDADLQTITETVLNIQREAKVVLEEYTVVSGNRVIPTASVRMRVDGVEVIEASVGDGPVDATLASIKKGIKSLGDVQLEEYHVDAITGGTDALVEVLVKLSKDGKMVTSRGARTDIVMASVEAVLNGINRLI, encoded by the coding sequence GTGAATGTGATCGAGGCAGGCTCTGCCATCACATCCGAAGGTGAGCGCGAGTCCATCAGAGCCGTTGCAGCGGAAAGATTGAACGCCGAGATCTGCAGCTATTGCAGGATCATGAAGCAGGATGTGGATTTTGCCCTGGCGTGTAACGTGGATTCGATTCATCTCGTAGCGCCCGTATCCGACCTGCACATCCAGGTGAAACTGCGCAAGGACAGGGAGACCGTGAGGCAGATGGCTATTGAGACCACCGAGTATGCCAAAGAGCACGGCCTCATCGTAGAACTGAGCGGAGAGGATGCTTCAAGAGCAGATATGGATTTCCTCAAGTCCCTTTACATTGACGGTATACAGGCAGGCGCAGACAGATTATGTTTCTGTGACACCGTAGGATTGCTTGTCCCGGAGCGGACAGATGCCATATTCAGGGATATGACATCTGCCATCAGCACACCCATTAGCATTCACTGCCACGACGACTTCGGGCTTGGCACCGCGAACACCGTTGCAGCCCTTCGCGCAGGCGCCAGCCAGGCACATGTGACCATCAACGGCATCGGTGAAAGGTCTGGCAATACCTCGCTGGAAGAAGTGGTAATGACCATTGAGTGGTTATACAAGTGTAAGACCGGCATTAATACAAAAGAGATCTTCAAGACCTCAAGACTTGTGAGCAGGCTGACAGGCATACCCGTGGCCCCTAACAAATCCCTCGTCGGAGGGAATGCATTCACCCATGAGGCAGGTATCCATGTACATGGCCTCCTGGCAGACACATCCACATACGAGCCCATCCGGCCCGAAGTCATAGGCAGGGAGCGCAAGATAGTACTTGGCAAACACGCGGGCAAAAGCTCGGTCACCCTTGCTGTAAAAGAAATGGGACTGACTGTTGATGACAGCCAGCTCCAGGAGATCCTCGACAGGATAAAGGAGCTTGGAGACCACGGAAAAAGAGTTACTGACGCAGACCTGCAGACCATTACAGAAACCGTGCTCAACATCCAGAGAGAGGCAAAGGTCGTCCTGGAAGAATACACAGTAGTTTCAGGCAACAGGGTCATACCGACAGCTTCTGTGAGAATGAGGGTGGATGGTGTAGAAGTCATAGAGGCAAGTGTGGGCGACGGACCTGTGGATGCAACCCTTGCCAGCATCAAGAAAGGTATCAAGAGCCTTGGTGATGTACAGCTGGAAGAGTACCATGTGGATGCTATCACCGGCGGCACCGATGCGCTTGTAGAAGTACTTGTAAAGCTCTCCAAGGACGGAAAGATGGTGACATCCAGAGGTGCACGAACAGATATTGTGATGGCGTCCGTGGAAGCCGTGCTCAACGGCATCAATCGCCTGATCTGA